Within the Polymorphobacter megasporae genome, the region CGTGGGCGCAGGGCGGGATCGCCGCGGTGCTCGAACCCGGCGACACGATCGAGAGCCACGTCGAGGACACGATGATCGCGGGCGGCGGGCTCAATGACCGCGCCACGGTGACCTACGTCGCCGAGCACGCCGCCGTCGCGATCGACCGGCTCGCCGCGATCGGCGTCCCGTTCAATGTCGGCGAGAACGGCACCGAGCGCTTCCACCTTACCCGCGAGGGCGGGCACAGCCACCGGCGGATCGCGCACGTCGACGATGCCACCGGCTGGGCGGTGCAGGAGGCGCTGTCGAAGGCCGCCGCCGCGCACCCGAACATCACGCTGGCGACCAACCTCGCCGTCGTCGACCTGATCACCGAGCGCCACGTCGAGACGCTGCGTTTCGTCAACCGCCACTGCTACGGCGTCTATGCGTTCAACGACGCGACGAAGAAGGTCGAGCGGTTCACGGCAAGGGCCGTGGTGCTGGCGACCGGCGGCGCGAGCCGGGTCTATCAATATTCGACAAACCCCGACGGCTCGACCGGCGACGGCATCGCGATGGCGTGGCGCGCGGGGTGCCGGGTGTCGAACATGGAATTCAACCAGTTCCACCCGACCTGCCTGTACCACCCCAAGGTCAAGAATTTCCTGATTACCGAGGCGGTGCGCGGCGAAGGCGGACGGCTGCTCCTGCCCGACGGCACGCGCTTCATGGCGGACTATGACGAGCGGATGGAACTCGCCCCGCGCGACGTCGTCGCCCGCGCGATCGATTCGGAGATCAAGCGCCTCGGGCTGAGCCATGTCCGGCTCGACATGACGCACCTCGGCGCGGCGTTCATCACCCACCACTTCCCGATGATCCATGCCCGGCTGCTCGAACTCGGCATCGACTGCACGACGCAGTCGATCCCGGTCGTGCCGGCGGCGCACTACACCTGCGGCGGCGTCCTCGTCGACATCCACGGCCGCACCGACCTGCCGGGCCTGTACGCGGTCGGCGAAGTGTCGCAGTCGGGCCTCCACGGTGCGAACCGGCTGGCGTCGAACTCAATCCTCGAATGCCTCGTTTTCGGGGTCGCGGTCGCCGACGACATCGCCGCGAACTGGGACACGCTGCCGACCCCGCCGGTCACCCGGCCGTGGGACGAAAGCCGCGTCACCGATTCGGACGAGGAGGTCGTCGTCAGTCACAATTGGGACGAGTTGCGCCGCTTCATGTGGGACTATGTCGGCATCGTCCGCTCGACCAAGCGCCTCGAACGCGCCGCGCACCGGATCAAGAACCTGCGCAAGGAGGTCCATGATTATTACAGCGACTTCCGCGTCACCCCCGACCTGATCGAACTGCGCAACCTCGTCCAGGTCGCCGACCTGATCGTCCGTTCGGCGCGGCGGCGCCATGAAAGCCGCGGGCTCCACTACAGCCTCGACTATCCGCAGACCGACCCGGTCCCGCGCGACACGATTCTCGACCCGTGGTCGCGGGATTGAGGGTGGTCTTGGCGAGACGGCCCCTCTAGGGTCCGGCGCTTCGTGAACGCGGGGCGCAAGGCATGGCCGTCGTCGGCATCATCATGGGCAGCACATCGGACTGGGCGACGATGCGCGCCGCCGCCGAGACGCTCGACGCGCTTGGCGTCGCGCACGAGACGCGCGTCGTGTCCGCTCACCGCACCCCCGACCGGATGTACGATTACGCCTCGACTGCGGTCGCCCGCGGCCTGCGCGCGATCATCGCCGGAGCCGGCGGCGCGGCGCATTTGCCGGGCATGGTCGCGGCGCTGACCCGGCTGCCGGTGTTCGGCGTGCCGGTCGAATCGAAGGCGCTGTCGGGGATGGATAGCCTGCTCTCGATCGTCCAGATGCCCGCCGGCATCCCGGTCGGCTGCCTCGCGATCGGGCGCGCCGGCGCAGTCAACGCCGCGCTGATCGTCGCCGCGCAGCTCGCGACGACCGACGACGCGCTCGCGACCCGGCTCGATGCGTGGCGCGCGGCGCAGACCGCCCGCGTTGCCGAGACCCCCGAAGACGCGCCCGAGCACACCTCGGCGTGACCCCTCCCGGTTCGACGATCGGCATTCTCGGCGGCGGCCAGCTCGGGCGGATGCTCGCGCTCGCGGCGGCGAATATGGGCTACCGCGTCCACATCTTCGCCCCCGAGGACGAGCTGCCTGCGGGCGACGTCGCGGCGGAGGTGACCCGCGCCGCATACGACGACGAGGCCGCGCTCGACGCCTTCGCCGCCGCGGTCGATGTCGTCACTTATGAGTTCGAGAACGTCCCCGTCGCCGCGATCGAACGGCTGGCGCGGCGCGTGCCCGTCCGCCCCGGCGGCAACGCGCTCGACATCGCGCAGGACCGGTTGAGCGAAAAGCGCTTCATCGAGAGCCTCGGCGGACACCCTGCCCCGTATCGCACAGTCGACACCCTCGCCGACCTGACCGCCGCGTTGGTTGAGATCGGCCCGCGCGCGGTGCTGAAGACCCGGCGGATGGGCTATGACGGCAAGGGGCAGGCGCGGATCGGCCCCGGCGACGACCCGGCGGCGGCATGGGCGGCGATCGGCCAGCGCGCGGCGATCGTCGAGGGCCTGGTCGCGTTCGACGGCGAGTTTTCGGTCATCCTCGCGCGGGGCCACGACGGCGCGACTGTCGTCTACGACGTGGCGCACAACCGGCACGAGGGCGGCATCCTCGACGTCAGCGCGGTCCCGGCGCCCGATTTCATCGCGCGTCACGCAGCCCAAGCGGTCGCGCTCACCCGCACGGTGGCGCAAGCGCTCGACTATGTCGGGGTGCTGACGATCGAGTTTTTCGCGACCCCCGCCGGTCCGGTGTTCAACGAGATGGCGTCGCGGGTCCACAACAGCGGCCACTGGACAATCGAGGGCGCGCGCGTCAGCCAGTTCGAGAACCATATCCGTGCAGTCTGCGGCCTGCCGCTCGGCCCGACGACGCTGACTGCGCCCAAGGTCCACATGCAGAACCTACTTGGCGACGCGGTCCACGATTGGGCGGCGGTCCTCGCCGACCCGGGGGCGCATCTGCATCTTTACGGCAAGTCGGAAGTTAAGCCCGGACGCAAGATGGGCCACGTGACGTGGCTTTGAAAACGCAAACCACGAGGGCGTAATGGCGACCAACCGCGAGACGCTCGAACGCCAGATGCGCGAGGCTGCAGCGGCGGGAAAGTTCGAGCTTGCCGCGAAGCTGCGCGACGACCTCAAAGCGCTCGCCGACGTCGATACCGCGCGCGAGACCGGCGACCTCTACCGCCAGCAACCCGGCGCGATGGGGCTCGGCAGCAGCCGCCAGGCGGTCGAGCCGCCCCCCGGCTGGGTCCCGCCGAAGCGCCCCGACCCGATGACAGCGAACCGGAGCAAGCGGCGACGGTAACGCTTCGGTAACGACTGTAAGAATTTCCGACACTTTTCCGTACCGTTCTGCGGACGCTGATTACTGTCGAACCTCGGCAAACAATTAACTCTTTGTTTTCCATTGCCCCATGTTGTGTCAACCATCTGGCACGGCTTTTGCTAATTGATTGTTAGCAATCGTCACAAAAGGGGAAGACCAATGTGCCTCAAATCTGTCGTCGCCGTCGCGGCTTTCGCGGCCGCTGCCGCTGCCTCCGCTACCCCCAACCTCGTCACCAACGGCGGGTTCGAGACCGGCTATATCCACTCGGTCCAGTTCAACCCGGCATTCCACCCGACCGAAGGCCCGACCGGTTGGGCGACGACCTCGGGCGACCAGGCGTATAACCTGTATGTCGATTCAGCGACGGTGACGACGCAGGAGACGATTACCCAGTCGAGCGAGGCCGGGCAGTATTTGCCGCCGACCTTCGTCGCGAGCCCCGATGGCGGCAAGTTCGTCATCCTCGACGGCGATCCGAGCTACTCGGGCCCGCTGAGCCAGACGCTCAACGGTCTCGTCGCCGGCAAGCGATACGCGGTCAACTTCTACTGGGGCGCCTCGGAACTGATGAGCCGCGCCGGGCCGACGACCGATTACCTTCAGGTCTCGCTCGGCAGCGCGTCGCAGAACACCGTGACGCTGAGCACGCCGACGCACGGCTTCGAGGGCTGGTTCTCGCAGAAGTTCGTCTACACCGCGACCGCGACGAGCGAGGCGCTGACCTTCCTGTCGCACGGCACCCCGGGCGGCCTGCCGCCGGTCGCCGTGCTCGACGGCGTGTCGGTCACCGCGGTCCCCGAGCCCGCGATGTGGGGCCTGATGGTCGCGGGCTTCGGCCTCGTCGGCGTCGTCGCCCGCCGCCGTCGCCCGGTCGTCGTCGCAGCGTGATCGTCTAAGCCGGGCGCGATCGAACGATCGGTCGCGCCCGCACACGACGATCGAGTGCTTTCGTCTCTTCCCGCAAACAGCAAGCGTTGTTAGACTTGCGCTGTTCGTGACGGGCAAGCAACCGGCCCGTCCGCGACTCGCTTGCGGGGCCGGCATGAGATCAAGGACAAGACGAGGCGTATTCGCCGCCGCGGCTCTCGGAGCGACTGCCGTTCTCGCACAAGCCGTGCCGCCCAACCGCTGGGGCTATGACTTCGCATCGAGCTACGACGCCGAGGTCGCTGCACCCGCGGTTCATCGCGTCCACTATGCGGACGATCACATCATGCTGATGGAGGTCGGCAATCCGCCCGGCTACGCGATGCAGATGCATGGGCACCCGTACCCGTCGATCTTCGCGCGGTCGTCGGGCCGGACCAACCTCGGCGGCGGCGGCCCGGGCGACCAATATCTCGAACCCGCCGGCGGCCGCAACGGCGAACACTGGCACAGCGCGCCGCCACCGAAGGGGACGCCGTCACTCGAATGCACCGCCGCCGATCCGCAGGCCCCGCACCGCCCGGTCAACCACGGCGGCGCGCCACAGCATTTCTACCGCATCGAATATAAGCGGATCGACGACGACGGACCGATCGCTCCGAATGGCCGATCCGCCCCCGTCGACCGCAAAATATACGAAGACGACGTGATCCGTCTGTTCGAGGTCTCGGTGCCAGCGGGAGGCTCTGGCAGCGCGACCCCGACACTCTATCCCGCGGTCCTCGCGATCGATTCGGCACGCGCATTCGACGCCCTCGACGCGGTGGCAGGCGCGGGCGCAGGGCGCTCGTTGCCGCCAACCGGCCTGTCGATGCCGCGCTGCATGACGGTCGACGCCGGGACGCCGCTCGCGGTCCGCAACACCGGCGATCGCCCGATCCATTACTACCGGATCGAGTTCAAGCGGATCGAAGGCGACGCGCTCAAGGACCATTGGCGCGAATGGTATCCGGCAATGGCCGCGATGCAGTGACTGCGGCGACCCGCCTCACGCCGCGCGGCTGAAGTCCGGGGCGCGCTTTTCGTAGAAAGCCGCAATCGCCTCGCGGCATTCGGCAGACTTGAGTTGCGCCGCGAAATGCACCCCCTCGGCGTCCATCCGCGCGAGGACCGGGGCAAGGTCGCCCTTGAGCAACGCCTTCGCCAGCCGCACCGCCGTCGGTGCCTTTGCCGCAAGCGTCGTCGCCATCGCGCGGGCGACGGTCTCGACGTCGCCATCGGGGACGACGCGGTTGACCAGCCCTGCTGCGAGCGCGGTCGCCGCGTCGAGCGCGTCGCCGAGCAGGACCATCGCACTCGCCCGGGCATGCCCTATGACGCGCGGCAGGAGTAGCGAGCTTGCCGCCTCCGGCACCAGCCCGAGGTTGACGAACGGCACCTGCAGCCGCGCGTTCTCGCTTGCGACGACGAGGTCGCAGTGGAGCAGCATCGTCGTGCCGACCCCGACGGCATTGCCGCGCACCGCGGCGATCAGCGGCTTCGGCGCGGTGGCGATCGCGCGGAGGAAGCCGGTCACCGCCTGTTCGCCCAAAGAACTGTCCGGCCGGGGTGCCATGAAGTCGGCGAGGTCGTTGCCCGCAGTGAAGCTGTCGCCAGCGGCGGTGAACAGGATGACGCGGACGCTGTCCTCGACCGCGCAGCCGAGCAGGGCATCGCGCATAGCCGCGTACATCGCTGCAGTGATCGCGTTCTTCTTTTCGGGCCGCGCGAAGCGGATTTCGGCGATCCCGCCATCGATCGTCACGGCGATATGATCGGTCATGGCGGCGCTCCCCGGATCGCCAGTCATGCGCCGACGATGCCGTGACGGTGTCGTCGATCCCGCCGCTTTGTTCAATCCATCATGCCGCCAGAGGTTACCCGAGCATAGTTACGGATCGGCAACGTGAATTAACGATCAATTTTCTTTTCTTGAGATTTCGTTATCACTAAGTCATCAAGCGACGGTACTGCGGTGCCGAACGGGAGTTGGTTGCATATGCGTAATGTTCTTAAAGTGTTGGTTGCGACAGGCGTCGCCTTGGCGGCAACGCAGGTGTCCGCTGCAACGAATCTCGTGCAGAATGGCGATTTCGAGTCAGGCTACACTCACAACACCGAGTTCAACACTTGGTACAATCCTGAAAGTGGCCCGACCGGCTGGGTTTCGCAGACGTACGAGGCGTTCAATCTTTACTTCTCGCCGGCCACGGCAACGACCGTCAGCGCCGAGACGCAGTACGGATCAGACCGTCAGATGCTCGCGCCGTCCTTCGTTGCCAGCCCGACCGGCGGCAATTTCGTCGCCCTCGACGGCGACCCGACCAATCACGGTTATCTCACCCAGCAGATTTCCGGACTGACGCCCGGCAAGGAATATGTCGTCTCGTTCGACTGGGGCGCGTCGCAGCTGCAGAACCGCCAGGGGCCGACGACCGAGCAGCTTGCTGTCGGCTTCGGGAACGCGACGCAGACGACCGCGATCGTCGCGAACTCGTCGCAGGGCTTCTCCGGCTGGATGCACGAGAGCTTTACGTTCCACGCGAAGTCGACCAGCCAGGTCCTGTCGTTCCTGTCGAATGGCACGCCGGTCGGCTTGCCGCCGATCGCGGTTCTCGACGGCGTATCGGTTGCCGCGGTGCCCGAGCCGGCGATGTGGGGGCTGATGCTCGTCGGGTTCGGCCTTGTCGGCACGGCGGTTCGCCGCCGCCGCCCGAGCGCCGTCCTCGCCTAAAACGCCGCTAGACGGACGACTGCGCTTCGGCGCGAAGGAAAATCGGCTCGGCGGGATCGAACGGGGTCCCGTCGGCGTTGAAGATGTCGTGGAACCAGGCCCCTGCCGGACGATCGACGTAGGGGCTGTCCCACGAGTCCCATGGCAGGTTGGTTTGAGTGTCGCCGCGCACCAACCCCCAGTTGAACGCCCCGACCCCGGCCGCCTTCGCGACCGGCAGGATCGCCTGGAACGTGCTGCCGCGCGGCCGCGCGAGATATTCGGTGCACAGGATCGGGCGCTCGAACGCTTCGAGATACGCAACGCGCCGCGCGAACTCCTCGGCCTTGTCGTAGTTGTGGAACGAGACGATGTCGGACGACGTGACCTGGAGCTGCTGGATTGGCGTCATCCGGTCGAGCTTCGACCAGTCGCCCGACCAGATCGCGCTCGTAAGCGGCTGTGAAGGCCCCGCCGCGCGCGCCCAGTCGAACGCGTCGGCGAGCAGCGGCTTGACCAGCGCCGCCTTCGCCGCGAGCGTCGCCGCGTCGCGCTGCGCCACCTCCGGCCCATTGTCGGGCTCGTTCCAGATATCCCAGGCAAGGACGCGCCGATCGTTGGCGAAGCGCCCGACCACCCCGCGGACATAGGCTTCGAGCCGAGGCCGCGACGAAGGATCTTCGAGCGCTGCCATGCCGGGCGATTGGACCCACGCCGAATTATGCACCCCCGGCCGCGGCAGCGGTTGCGGCCCGCTGACCGGCGCGGGGTTCCAGCACGAATCGAAGAACACCGGCATCGTAGCGATCCCGCGCTTGTCGGCGAGTCCGAGCACGGTCTCGATTCGGTCGAGCAGGCCGTCGGGGTCGTCGCGCCACAGCAGGTCGTGGAGGAAAATGCGCACCGCGTTCATCCCGACCCCGGCGGCAAAGCCGAGCTCACGGTCGATCGTGACCGGATCGAACGTCGCCGCCTGCCACATCTCGAGCTGGTTGACCGCGGTCGAGGGAATGAAGTTGCACCCGAGCGGCCACGCCCGCACGGCGTACCAGGTCTTCGCTGCCTCGACCGTCCAGCCGCTCATCCCGCCATCGCCACGCCCATGCGGCGGATCGCGGCGACCTTCGCGATGAACGCGCTCCAGTCGTCGGCGGCGGCGATGCGCTCCCAGATCGCTTCGATCTCGCCGATCGGCAAGCCGCATGCCGCAGCGTCGGACCAATACGGGTGGTCGCGCGGCGCAGCGGGCGCGTAGTCGCCGACCCCTTTGACGAAAGCATCGAATTCAGGACCGTCGTATCCGGGTGCGCGTCGCTTGCCGCCGCGCCAGTCGAACCAGAATTTGTCGAGGCCGGCGCGGGTCGCTTCGAGCGTCGTCACCAGTGTCTCGGCGAGCGCGCGGTCGCTCGCCGGGTCGCGCGGCACGACGCCAAGCCGCTTGAGCAATGCCGCCGTCAGCGCGGTGGTGTAGCGCTCGCCATAGGTTTCGAGCGCCGGCTTGAGCGATTCGAGCGGCGCCATCACCCGCAACGCGCCCGCGAGCTGGAAGACATTCCACTGCAGCGCCTCGGGCTGGCGGCCGAAGCTGTAGAGGCCGCGATGGTCGAAATACGCCGCGGTGAAATCAGGGTCCCACGTCTGCGCGAAGCGGTACGGGCCGTAGTCGAAGCTCTCGCCGGTGATGTTGATGTTGTCGGTGTTGAGGACGCCGTGGACGAACCCTGCCGCCATCATCGCCGCCGCCTGCCGCGCGGCATTGGTCACCGCATGACCGATCAGCGCAGCGTACGGGTCGGGCGCGTCGACGGTGCCGAAGTAGTTCGCCAGTACATAGGTAGTCAGCCGCGCCAGCCCGGCGCTGTCGCTGAGCGCCGCGAGCCGCTGGAAGCTGCCGTAGCGGACATGGCTGTGGCTGAGCCGGACGAGCACCGCGCTCCGCGTCGGCGATGGTTCGTCGCCGCGGTCGAGTTCCTCGCCGGTCTCGACCACCGACAGCGTCCGCGACGTATCGACCCCAAGCGCCTCGAGCATCTCGGTCGCGAGCACCTCGCGCATCGCGCCTTTCAGTGTCAGCCGGCCGTCACCCGCGCGGCTCCACGGCGTCGTTCCCGACCCCTTGGTGCCAAGGTCCATCAGCCGCCCGCGATCGTCGGCAAGCTGCGCGAACAGGAAGCCGCGCCCGTCGCCGAGGTCGGGATTATACACGCGGAACTGGTGCCCGTGATACCGCAGCGCGAGCGGCGTCTCGAGGCTTCCTTCGAGCGGTGCGAAGCGGCCGAAGTGCGCGACCCACTCCGCGTCGCTTAAGCCATCAAGGCCGATGCTTTCAGCAGCACGGTCGTTCCTGAAACGGAGGATCGTCTGCGGAAAATCGGTGGCGGCGACCGGATCGTAGAAGCTGGAGCCGAGGTCGAGGATCGTCCGTCGCGGGGCGAAATTCACGCGCTCTTGTAGCCGCAAGCGGCGCGAATGAAGCGCACCGTCTCATCCATCACCGCACGCCGCCGGTCGGGGTCTTCGGTGCTCAGCACCGCCTCGATCGTCTCGCCGACGACGGCATAGGTCAGCGACGCCGCGACCGGGATATTGACTCCGGTGATGCCCTGCTTCGCCATCCGGGCGGTCATCTGTTCGGCGACCCATGCGACGGTCACTTCACGCGAGGCGTGATAGAACGGCTCGGCCTCGGCAGCCATCATCGTCTTGGGCTTGCCCTCGCAGCAGGATTCGCCGGTCAGCGCTTCCCATTCCTTGTGCTCGACGCAGAACTCGATGCACCGCGAGACCATCATCCCTGGGTCGAGATCCTCGAGCGCATCGTCGCCCTGCATCACCGCGATCATCCGCTCGCCGTACATCTTGCCGATGTCGACCAGCAGGTTCTTCTTCGACCCGAAATGGTAGAAGATCGATCCTTCCGAGACATCCGCCGCGCGGGCGATGTCGGCGGTCCCGGTGCATGCATAGCCCTTGGTCGAA harbors:
- the nadB gene encoding L-aspartate oxidase: MAKGEYDVVIVGSGAAGLTTALNLADRFRVVVLSKGDVSSGSTAWAQGGIAAVLEPGDTIESHVEDTMIAGGGLNDRATVTYVAEHAAVAIDRLAAIGVPFNVGENGTERFHLTREGGHSHRRIAHVDDATGWAVQEALSKAAAAHPNITLATNLAVVDLITERHVETLRFVNRHCYGVYAFNDATKKVERFTARAVVLATGGASRVYQYSTNPDGSTGDGIAMAWRAGCRVSNMEFNQFHPTCLYHPKVKNFLITEAVRGEGGRLLLPDGTRFMADYDERMELAPRDVVARAIDSEIKRLGLSHVRLDMTHLGAAFITHHFPMIHARLLELGIDCTTQSIPVVPAAHYTCGGVLVDIHGRTDLPGLYAVGEVSQSGLHGANRLASNSILECLVFGVAVADDIAANWDTLPTPPVTRPWDESRVTDSDEEVVVSHNWDELRRFMWDYVGIVRSTKRLERAAHRIKNLRKEVHDYYSDFRVTPDLIELRNLVQVADLIVRSARRRHESRGLHYSLDYPQTDPVPRDTILDPWSRD
- the purE gene encoding 5-(carboxyamino)imidazole ribonucleotide mutase, which translates into the protein MAVVGIIMGSTSDWATMRAAAETLDALGVAHETRVVSAHRTPDRMYDYASTAVARGLRAIIAGAGGAAHLPGMVAALTRLPVFGVPVESKALSGMDSLLSIVQMPAGIPVGCLAIGRAGAVNAALIVAAQLATTDDALATRLDAWRAAQTARVAETPEDAPEHTSA
- a CDS encoding 5-(carboxyamino)imidazole ribonucleotide synthase produces the protein MLALAAANMGYRVHIFAPEDELPAGDVAAEVTRAAYDDEAALDAFAAAVDVVTYEFENVPVAAIERLARRVPVRPGGNALDIAQDRLSEKRFIESLGGHPAPYRTVDTLADLTAALVEIGPRAVLKTRRMGYDGKGQARIGPGDDPAAAWAAIGQRAAIVEGLVAFDGEFSVILARGHDGATVVYDVAHNRHEGGILDVSAVPAPDFIARHAAQAVALTRTVAQALDYVGVLTIEFFATPAGPVFNEMASRVHNSGHWTIEGARVSQFENHIRAVCGLPLGPTTLTAPKVHMQNLLGDAVHDWAAVLADPGAHLHLYGKSEVKPGRKMGHVTWL
- a CDS encoding UvrB/UvrC motif-containing protein; this translates as MATNRETLERQMREAAAAGKFELAAKLRDDLKALADVDTARETGDLYRQQPGAMGLGSSRQAVEPPPGWVPPKRPDPMTANRSKRRR
- a CDS encoding PEPxxWA-CTERM sorting domain-containing protein — protein: MCLKSVVAVAAFAAAAAASATPNLVTNGGFETGYIHSVQFNPAFHPTEGPTGWATTSGDQAYNLYVDSATVTTQETITQSSEAGQYLPPTFVASPDGGKFVILDGDPSYSGPLSQTLNGLVAGKRYAVNFYWGASELMSRAGPTTDYLQVSLGSASQNTVTLSTPTHGFEGWFSQKFVYTATATSEALTFLSHGTPGGLPPVAVLDGVSVTAVPEPAMWGLMVAGFGLVGVVARRRRPVVVAA
- a CDS encoding enoyl-CoA hydratase, with product MTDHIAVTIDGGIAEIRFARPEKKNAITAAMYAAMRDALLGCAVEDSVRVILFTAAGDSFTAGNDLADFMAPRPDSSLGEQAVTGFLRAIATAPKPLIAAVRGNAVGVGTTMLLHCDLVVASENARLQVPFVNLGLVPEAASSLLLPRVIGHARASAMVLLGDALDAATALAAGLVNRVVPDGDVETVARAMATTLAAKAPTAVRLAKALLKGDLAPVLARMDAEGVHFAAQLKSAECREAIAAFYEKRAPDFSRAA
- a CDS encoding PEPxxWA-CTERM sorting domain-containing protein, translating into MRNVLKVLVATGVALAATQVSAATNLVQNGDFESGYTHNTEFNTWYNPESGPTGWVSQTYEAFNLYFSPATATTVSAETQYGSDRQMLAPSFVASPTGGNFVALDGDPTNHGYLTQQISGLTPGKEYVVSFDWGASQLQNRQGPTTEQLAVGFGNATQTTAIVANSSQGFSGWMHESFTFHAKSTSQVLSFLSNGTPVGLPPIAVLDGVSVAAVPEPAMWGLMLVGFGLVGTAVRRRRPSAVLA
- a CDS encoding cellulase family glycosylhydrolase encodes the protein MSGWTVEAAKTWYAVRAWPLGCNFIPSTAVNQLEMWQAATFDPVTIDRELGFAAGVGMNAVRIFLHDLLWRDDPDGLLDRIETVLGLADKRGIATMPVFFDSCWNPAPVSGPQPLPRPGVHNSAWVQSPGMAALEDPSSRPRLEAYVRGVVGRFANDRRVLAWDIWNEPDNGPEVAQRDAATLAAKAALVKPLLADAFDWARAAGPSQPLTSAIWSGDWSKLDRMTPIQQLQVTSSDIVSFHNYDKAEEFARRVAYLEAFERPILCTEYLARPRGSTFQAILPVAKAAGVGAFNWGLVRGDTQTNLPWDSWDSPYVDRPAGAWFHDIFNADGTPFDPAEPIFLRAEAQSSV
- a CDS encoding protein adenylyltransferase SelO family protein yields the protein MNFAPRRTILDLGSSFYDPVAATDFPQTILRFRNDRAAESIGLDGLSDAEWVAHFGRFAPLEGSLETPLALRYHGHQFRVYNPDLGDGRGFLFAQLADDRGRLMDLGTKGSGTTPWSRAGDGRLTLKGAMREVLATEMLEALGVDTSRTLSVVETGEELDRGDEPSPTRSAVLVRLSHSHVRYGSFQRLAALSDSAGLARLTTYVLANYFGTVDAPDPYAALIGHAVTNAARQAAAMMAAGFVHGVLNTDNINITGESFDYGPYRFAQTWDPDFTAAYFDHRGLYSFGRQPEALQWNVFQLAGALRVMAPLESLKPALETYGERYTTALTAALLKRLGVVPRDPASDRALAETLVTTLEATRAGLDKFWFDWRGGKRRAPGYDGPEFDAFVKGVGDYAPAAPRDHPYWSDAAACGLPIGEIEAIWERIAAADDWSAFIAKVAAIRRMGVAMAG
- a CDS encoding TetR/AcrR family transcriptional regulator codes for the protein MATRALDTRARRYDPAETRQRVLEAANLLFSTKGYACTGTADIARAADVSEGSIFYHFGSKKNLLVDIGKMYGERMIAVMQGDDALEDLDPGMMVSRCIEFCVEHKEWEALTGESCCEGKPKTMMAAEAEPFYHASREVTVAWVAEQMTARMAKQGITGVNIPVAASLTYAVVGETIEAVLSTEDPDRRRAVMDETVRFIRAACGYKSA